CCCGTCTATTTGTGGCATCATGACATCAAGAACCACGATATCAGGCTCTTTATCCATTAGCTTATTGAGGCCCTCCGCCCCATTCGAAGCTGTCTGTACATCATATCCTTCAAAAGCAAGTCCCCGCCGAAGCATGGACACGATTTTTTCATCATCATCGACAATCAGAATAGTTGAGCGCATGGTCTTTCTCCTTTATCCCTTAACGTTTTAATCTTATTGTAACAGCCAAAAGTGCAATCTGCATCTTCTCCAAACACCTTGTTGCTTTTCATGTCCAACTTGATGGATTACAAGCATATATAGTGCAAAAAAAACGGAAGGGCCCTCAAACCCTTCCGCTCTTCTAAACCTTATTCTATAACTCATAATTCGGCATTATGGTTGTTGCTGCTGTTGTTCAGTCGTTTGTGTGGTATCATAATCGTTTTTGTTGCCGATTTTGATTTTCAGATCCATTTTTTTGCCATCCCGAACAACATTCAGAGTCACTTCACTGCCGATTTTCTGTTTCTTGATGAAATCAATCAAATCCTGACTTGTACTGTATGCTGTGCCATTGGCCCCTGTGATGATGTCATAAGCACGCAGGTCTGCTTGGTAAGCAGGGGATTGATAGATCGTGCTGGCTACAACTGAACCTTCAGTGATATCCGTTCCCATCTGTTTAGCCACTTCAGGTGTAAGGGCCATCAGAGATGCACCAATGAACGGTACGGGCTCTTTTGGAACTTCTTTGTTTTCTTTCAGATATTTAACCGCATCCGAGATTACACTCGAAGGAATGGCAAACCCAATGCCCTGTGCATCCGCGCTAACCGCAACGTTCATACCAATGACTTCACCATTGAGGTTAAGCAACGGTCCACCGGAGTTACCAGGATTGATGGAAGCATCCGTTTGTAACAAGTGGCTGTACTCACGAGTTTTGCCTGTTTCTTCGTCCGGAATGCTGATCGTACGTTCTTTCGCACTCAACACACCTGCAGTAACTGTGTGTTCAAATCCTTCCGGGTTACCAATAGCTACAAGCCATTCACCCACTTGTGTGCTGTTGGAATCGCCCAGTGGAGCGACAGGGAAAGCATCATCGCCGCTGTTTTTCTCGATTTTCAATACGGCAAGGTCAAGGTCGAAGCTGCTTCCCAGCAATTTCGCTTCATAAGGCTTGCTGTTGTTCTCCAGCGTTACCTGAATCACATCTGCACCCTGAACCACGTGTTGGTTCGTCAGGATGTAGCCTTCTTTGTCAAAAATAAATCCGGAGCCAATGCCAAGCGGAACCAACTGATTGCTGCTTTGTTGCTGTTGCTGCTGATTTTGGCCTTGGTAGCTATCTGTTCCGCCATTGCTTCCACCGAAGAAGTATTGGTACAATGGATCGCTCATCGTAGAACCACCCTGGCTGCTGCTGCGTGTAGACTGCTTGGCAAGTGTTTCGATTTTGACGACAGCGGGACTTGTACTCGTTACTACTGAGGATACATCCTCTTTGCCCGTTGGCAGTAATGACGCTGTCACGTTATTGCTGCTGCCTGAGTTGGTAGGAGTAGATGACTGACTGGAGCTTTCATTTTCTGCACTTGTCAGCGCTTCCTGTGGTGTAAACATGTTTGTTCTGTCCGCTGTGTACATCAGCACTGTAATGACCAGCATCCCGGCGATGAAAGAGAACAGGAGCGATCTTACGGAAGAACGTGGCCGACGGTTATTATAATTCCAGTTGCCATTGTTCTTGCCGCCGTTCCCCTGATCCCCTCCGTTGCCGCCTGAACCATTGCCGCCGCCCCCTCTGGAGGACGTATTGGCTTGATCAGATGATTCGTTGCTGTAATTATTGTAATAAGTAGGTACGGGCTTCACGGGGTCAGGTCTTGTAATCTCTACATTTCCTTCTTCACGTTGATTATGTTCCCCATTATAACTTGCTGTATCTTCCTGATTCACGGACTGAAAAGGTCCATAAGAATAATAATAGGAGGAATCGTCCGTCCCGGATGAATTGCGATTCTCCGCTTGTTTCGTTTCATTTTCCTCGTCTTGACGGTTCGCTCTGTAATTACGTTCGTCCATGCCTCTCTACCTCCCAATCTCTTCTTCGCAAGAGATATTCTTTAACTGTCCTTATTTTGTACTTTAAACCTTAACCGTACCTTAAAAACAATTAAAAAGGAGATAAAAGCACGCTGTTATAGAACATTTTTCCCGCCAAATCTGCATTCTAACCCTTATTCTTCACCCAGCCCTGACGATGAGCGTAGATTGCCAGCTGTGTCCGATCGTCCATTTCACATTTCATCAGCAGGTTGCTCACATGCGTTTTGACGGTTTTGATACTAATATGTAGTTCTTCCCCGATGTCCTTATTGGTCTTGCCCTCTGCAATCAGCAAAAGCACTTCCTTTTCCCGTTCCGTCAGTCCGGATTCGTTCTCTCTTGCTGTGCGCTGTCTGATGCCACGGGTCAATGCCTGGGAAACGTCACCTGTCATTACAGGCATACCTCGGTATGCTCCTTGCAAAGCGTAGATCAACTCTTCAGCAGATACCGTCTTCAGCACATAACTAACCGCACCGGCTTCAATCGCTTGTACCACAAGGTCATCCTCCAGAAAACTGGTCAGCATCACAATTTTCATGCCCGGAAATTCGGCCATGATCGCTTGTGTCGCTTCCGCACCA
Above is a window of Paenibacillus sp. E222 DNA encoding:
- a CDS encoding response regulator transcription factor, producing MSEKVNVMIVDDHDMVRMGLKTYLMLEPTFHVMGEAGNGQDALNQLRKLGESELPDLILMDLMMPVMNGAEATQAIMAEFPGMKIVMLTSFLEDDLVVQAIEAGAVSYVLKTVSAEELIYALQGAYRGMPVMTGDVSQALTRGIRQRTARENESGLTEREKEVLLLIAEGKTNKDIGEELHISIKTVKTHVSNLLMKCEMDDRTQLAIYAHRQGWVKNKG
- a CDS encoding S1C family serine protease, which translates into the protein MDERNYRANRQDEENETKQAENRNSSGTDDSSYYYSYGPFQSVNQEDTASYNGEHNQREEGNVEITRPDPVKPVPTYYNNYSNESSDQANTSSRGGGGNGSGGNGGDQGNGGKNNGNWNYNNRRPRSSVRSLLFSFIAGMLVITVLMYTADRTNMFTPQEALTSAENESSSQSSTPTNSGSSNNVTASLLPTGKEDVSSVVTSTSPAVVKIETLAKQSTRSSSQGGSTMSDPLYQYFFGGSNGGTDSYQGQNQQQQQQSSNQLVPLGIGSGFIFDKEGYILTNQHVVQGADVIQVTLENNSKPYEAKLLGSSFDLDLAVLKIEKNSGDDAFPVAPLGDSNSTQVGEWLVAIGNPEGFEHTVTAGVLSAKERTISIPDEETGKTREYSHLLQTDASINPGNSGGPLLNLNGEVIGMNVAVSADAQGIGFAIPSSVISDAVKYLKENKEVPKEPVPFIGASLMALTPEVAKQMGTDITEGSVVASTIYQSPAYQADLRAYDIITGANGTAYSTSQDLIDFIKKQKIGSEVTLNVVRDGKKMDLKIKIGNKNDYDTTQTTEQQQQQP